In one window of Thermotoga sp. Mc24 DNA:
- a CDS encoding lysylphosphatidylglycerol synthase transmembrane domain-containing protein, with amino-acid sequence MKKKLFSALIIGLGATILMFSILGSGDAWKELKSVDPFFLMVLSLNFLGIVLADALRTKILLKDIPFRTCVANSLWGFYVGAITPFTAGGQPFQIYHLTRAGIPFEKSASAIAVRFFSSFSFSVISGFVFFLVYLDTFEKLGILGDFFFAGIVLALLFYVFIILLSFSKGFLRRFFMSRPVLKIFMFFSRKSEDDLKRLVEEKVLGYVSATREFWRTSRLKFLAVAILSGLMVVLIHSSTYFAMKAVNRNVNVSLFQVVSIQLALSLIVYFFPTPGASGATELVYYVVYSNIIEKTDAMVSLLVWRFFNYYLFIILGILLGLGGITNKPEEISSG; translated from the coding sequence ATGAAGAAGAAGTTATTCTCAGCTCTGATCATAGGCCTTGGAGCCACGATTCTCATGTTCTCTATTCTGGGCAGCGGTGACGCATGGAAGGAGTTAAAGAGCGTAGATCCTTTCTTCTTGATGGTTCTTTCACTGAACTTTCTTGGTATCGTTTTAGCGGACGCTCTTAGAACCAAAATACTCCTGAAAGATATTCCCTTCAGGACCTGTGTGGCCAATTCCCTTTGGGGATTCTATGTGGGGGCAATAACACCTTTCACTGCAGGAGGACAACCCTTCCAGATCTATCACCTCACGAGGGCTGGAATTCCCTTTGAAAAATCGGCATCTGCGATAGCGGTGAGGTTTTTCTCTTCTTTTTCATTTTCCGTCATCTCCGGTTTTGTCTTCTTCTTGGTTTATCTTGATACCTTCGAAAAACTCGGTATCCTCGGCGACTTTTTCTTCGCAGGAATCGTTTTGGCTTTGCTCTTCTATGTTTTCATAATCCTTCTGTCCTTCAGTAAGGGTTTTCTGCGAAGATTTTTCATGTCACGGCCTGTTTTGAAGATCTTCATGTTTTTCTCCAGAAAATCGGAGGACGATTTAAAAAGACTCGTGGAGGAAAAAGTACTTGGATACGTTTCGGCCACCAGGGAATTCTGGAGAACTTCCAGGCTGAAGTTTTTAGCGGTGGCGATTCTATCAGGTTTGATGGTCGTGCTGATACACTCAAGTACTTATTTTGCGATGAAAGCCGTCAATCGTAATGTGAATGTGTCACTTTTCCAAGTGGTCAGTATCCAGCTTGCCCTCAGCCTTATCGTGTATTTTTTCCCTACACCCGGTGCCAGTGGTGCAACGGAATTGGTTTATTACGTTGTGTACTCGAACATAATTGAAAAGACTGACGCGATGGTATCCTTGCTCGTCTGGAGGTTCTTCAATTACTATCTGTTCATAATTCTGGGGATTCTTCTTGGGCTTGGAGGGATAACAAACAAACCGGAGGAAATATCCTCCGGCTGA
- a CDS encoding ATP-dependent Clp protease ATP-binding subunit, with product MFNLEEYTEKAQKVMMSIQDIMTRYRQNQLSSEHILLAILEEGNNVGVELLKELNVDINRLRDEVEVFIGKYGVRVPEGSSVSQIFITPDARHVIEKAREEARRMGDSKIGTEHLILGMVLSPDSTAFRILSRYGVTPERVYEAIRKIRSTGKTDEAENVEALARFTVDLTQLAREKKLMPVVDREKEIRRVIQILSRRTKNNPVLVGDPGVGKTAVVEGLAQRIVEGKVPLFLRNVRVLKLDMGRLVAGTRFRGDFEERLKRLLDELKRKKGEVILFIDEVHTVVGAGAAEGALDAANIMKPELTTGEIQIIGATTVEEYRKYIEKDRALERRFQPVMVEEPTVEQTIEILKGLRKVFEEHHHVKITDDALEAAAKLSARYITNRFLPDKAVDLIDEAAAYVRLESSYPSEELLKLEEEIKNLEDKINDAVVKGEYEEAAKLKVELQKLKKEYEEKRKKEEKVEPHVDENVVAKIVEQWTGIPVSRIMESEREKLLKLEEFIHQRLVNQEEAVKIVARTIRRARVGIKNPRRPIGVFLFLGPTGVGKTELARTLADVLFGSEDAMIRLDMSEYMEKHSVARLIGAPPGYVGYEEGGQLTEAVRKRPYSVILLDEIEKAHPDVFNILLQVFEDGRLTDGKGNTVDFRNTIIIMTSNIGSEKIIEMSENGVRIEIERELRNTFKPEFLNRIDAIVYFKPLTMEEVKKIVEIMVRQLQEMLKEKNISIELTERAKEYLAEAGYVPSLGARPLRRIIELELESMIADKILEGEIKEGDRVLVDADEYGLKIERR from the coding sequence ATGTTCAATCTGGAAGAGTACACTGAAAAGGCTCAGAAGGTAATGATGAGCATTCAGGATATAATGACCCGATACAGACAAAACCAGCTTTCCAGTGAACACATACTGCTCGCGATACTGGAAGAAGGAAACAACGTTGGCGTTGAACTTCTGAAAGAGTTGAACGTGGATATAAACAGACTCAGAGATGAAGTGGAGGTGTTCATTGGGAAATACGGAGTTAGAGTCCCTGAAGGTTCATCTGTCTCTCAGATTTTCATAACCCCAGACGCAAGGCATGTCATTGAGAAAGCAAGAGAAGAAGCGAGAAGAATGGGAGACTCAAAAATAGGAACCGAGCACCTTATTTTGGGTATGGTACTGTCACCTGATTCCACGGCATTTCGAATTCTCTCGAGATACGGTGTAACACCTGAGAGAGTCTATGAGGCCATAAGGAAGATCAGGTCAACGGGTAAAACAGATGAGGCAGAGAACGTGGAAGCGCTCGCTCGTTTCACAGTGGATCTCACTCAGCTGGCCCGCGAAAAAAAGCTCATGCCCGTAGTGGATCGTGAAAAGGAAATCAGAAGGGTGATACAGATACTGTCCAGGAGAACGAAGAACAACCCGGTTCTCGTAGGAGACCCGGGAGTGGGAAAGACTGCCGTCGTCGAAGGGCTCGCCCAAAGAATAGTTGAAGGAAAAGTCCCTCTGTTTTTGAGAAACGTCAGAGTCTTGAAGCTTGACATGGGGAGGCTGGTAGCAGGGACCCGTTTCAGAGGAGATTTTGAAGAAAGACTGAAACGTCTCCTCGATGAATTGAAGAGGAAAAAAGGAGAAGTAATACTCTTCATCGACGAGGTGCACACGGTGGTAGGAGCAGGAGCTGCTGAAGGTGCTCTTGATGCTGCGAACATAATGAAACCAGAACTCACAACGGGGGAGATTCAGATAATAGGAGCGACCACCGTTGAAGAGTACAGAAAATACATAGAGAAAGACAGGGCACTTGAGAGAAGATTCCAGCCGGTCATGGTGGAAGAGCCGACGGTCGAACAGACAATCGAAATACTGAAAGGGTTAAGAAAGGTCTTTGAAGAGCATCATCACGTGAAAATAACAGATGACGCTCTGGAAGCTGCGGCGAAACTCTCCGCGCGATACATAACCAACAGATTCCTCCCGGACAAGGCCGTTGATCTGATAGACGAAGCAGCTGCGTACGTGCGCCTCGAATCCTCGTACCCTTCAGAAGAACTCCTGAAACTCGAAGAAGAGATCAAAAACCTTGAAGACAAAATAAACGACGCCGTTGTGAAGGGAGAATACGAAGAAGCGGCAAAACTGAAGGTCGAACTCCAGAAATTGAAAAAAGAATACGAAGAAAAGAGAAAAAAAGAAGAAAAGGTGGAACCCCATGTCGATGAAAACGTCGTGGCGAAGATCGTGGAACAGTGGACAGGCATTCCCGTATCTCGAATCATGGAATCTGAAAGAGAGAAACTACTGAAACTCGAAGAATTCATCCACCAGCGCCTGGTGAATCAGGAGGAAGCCGTAAAGATAGTGGCGCGGACCATAAGACGCGCGAGGGTCGGTATCAAGAACCCGAGAAGGCCCATCGGTGTCTTTCTGTTCCTCGGCCCAACGGGTGTAGGAAAGACAGAGCTCGCCAGAACCCTCGCGGACGTGCTCTTCGGCAGCGAGGACGCCATGATTAGACTCGACATGAGCGAGTACATGGAGAAACACTCCGTTGCCAGACTCATAGGGGCACCTCCGGGTTACGTAGGTTACGAAGAGGGAGGACAGCTCACCGAGGCTGTGAGAAAAAGACCTTACAGTGTGATTCTCCTCGACGAGATAGAAAAAGCGCACCCAGACGTTTTCAACATCCTGCTTCAGGTGTTCGAAGACGGGCGATTGACCGACGGGAAGGGAAACACTGTGGATTTCAGAAACACCATCATCATCATGACGAGCAACATAGGAAGCGAGAAGATCATCGAAATGTCAGAAAATGGCGTGAGAATCGAGATAGAAAGAGAACTGCGAAACACCTTCAAACCCGAGTTTCTGAACAGAATAGACGCAATAGTCTATTTCAAACCGCTCACGATGGAAGAAGTGAAGAAGATAGTGGAAATCATGGTGAGGCAGCTCCAGGAGATGCTGAAAGAGAAGAACATCTCCATCGAGCTCACAGAAAGAGCGAAGGAGTACCTGGCAGAGGCGGGTTATGTGCCATCTCTCGGTGCAAGACCGCTTCGAAGAATCATAGAACTCGAACTCGAGTCGATGATAGCAGATAAAATCCTGGAAGGAGAGATAAAAGAGGGAGACAGAGTTCTGGTCGACGCGGACGAATACGGTCTGAAGATAGAGAGGAGGTGA
- a CDS encoding class I SAM-dependent methyltransferase, with the protein MKLRPWEFYDRIARVYDSMYETPKWKLYHRLIESFLEEYLKNPCRVLDLGGGTGKWSLFLQERSFEVVLVDPSREMLEIAREKGVKNVVEARAENLPFPSGTFKAVLALGDVLSYVENKDKAFSEIKRVLVSDGLLIATVDNFYTFLQQMIEKDAWDQIPRFLKTQTTDVGNALFSFNSYTFKPEDLTLEGFETVDIRGIGVMEYSDKQISEREEIIFQLERELSKDRSIIWKADHIFFVLKKKRGA; encoded by the coding sequence ATGAAGCTGAGGCCCTGGGAATTCTACGATAGAATAGCGAGAGTGTACGATAGTATGTACGAAACACCAAAGTGGAAACTCTATCATAGGCTGATTGAATCTTTTTTAGAGGAGTATCTGAAAAACCCCTGCAGAGTTCTCGATCTCGGTGGAGGAACCGGAAAGTGGAGCCTGTTTTTACAAGAGAGAAGCTTCGAAGTGGTTCTCGTTGATCCGTCAAGAGAGATGCTGGAGATAGCAAGGGAAAAGGGTGTTAAAAACGTTGTTGAAGCCAGGGCGGAAAATCTCCCCTTTCCTTCAGGTACTTTCAAAGCAGTTCTCGCTCTCGGTGACGTTCTGAGTTACGTTGAAAACAAAGATAAAGCATTTTCAGAAATAAAAAGAGTACTTGTCTCCGATGGATTGTTGATAGCGACCGTGGACAACTTTTACACTTTTCTTCAGCAGATGATCGAAAAGGACGCGTGGGATCAAATCCCGCGCTTTTTGAAAACACAAACCACAGATGTGGGAAACGCACTCTTTTCTTTCAATTCCTATACCTTCAAACCAGAGGATCTTACTCTGGAAGGATTCGAAACGGTAGATATCCGTGGAATCGGTGTGATGGAGTACTCGGACAAACAGATCAGTGAAAGAGAAGAAATCATCTTCCAGCTGGAGCGGGAGCTTTCAAAGGACAGAAGCATCATCTGGAAAGCCGATCATATATTCTTCGTTTTGAAAAAGAAAAGAGGAGCCTGA